The DNA window TTTGCGATTGTCGGATTATGTAGGTCTCTATAAAACAGAACAGTCGACCGGACTTTCAGGTACTCCTGTTTATCTGAACCAACGACAGGATGAGAACCGCCATGATAATGCCAAATTACTTTATTTTGGTGCAGATTATCAGATTAATGATCACAATACGATTACTGCAGCTTTCCTTAGGAATTCTACCCATGACCATGATAAGACGCGACTGAACTATTTATATTCAGGAAAAAATGGCGCCATCGACAGTACGCTGAGCCGCAACGGTGAATCATGGGAAAAACGAAGCTATAATCAACTGGAATTTAATTATACCAAAACTTTTAACCAGACTGGTAAAAAATTTACAGTGGATATGCAATACGATTTCTGGAATAGTGATAAAGAATGGAATCTGGCAACCAATAGAGTTTCTCCTATACCCATTATTTTTCCTACGATCAGGACAGGTTCAATAGGAGAAAGCAAGGACTTCATGATTAAAACGGATATGGTACAGCCACTGGACAGTACCTCAACGTTAGAGTTTGGACTGAAGTTTGAGGATAGGAGGGTAAATACTGATTTTATTGCGGAGCAGCAAAATACTGCAGGCTGGGAGATCATTGATCAGATCGACAATCATCTATTGTACAAAGAACTGATTGGGAGTGCCTATGTGCAGTTTGTGGGAAAGATGGGGAAGTTTAGTTATCAGGGCGGCGTACGTGGCGAACTGACCCGTATAGGTATTGAAGACCGTATAGGAAATTATACCAATGATAAGAATTATAGCAGGTTATTTCCAACATTAAATGTCAGTTACCGCTTTGATACAGGAACGACCTTACAGGGGAGCTACAGTAAACGAATCAATAGGCCATCGCTGAACATGATCTATCCTTTCAATGAGTTAACCGACCTGAATAGTCGCTATGTTGGTAACCCGAACCTAAACCCATCTTACGCTCATGTTTTTGAATTTGCTTTCCTGAAGAACTGGAAGACACTTACATTTAATCCATCTCTTTATTATCAAAAAAATAATGGGGTTATTGAAGATTATACATCTCGGAATGGGGATGGTTTGTTTATTACCATGCCGGTTAATATCAGTAAAGAAATACGCAGTGGTTTAGAGCTTTCGGTACTATATAACCCCATCAAATGGTTGCAGTTAAATACCGAACTTAATATATTTCATTATGCTAAACAGGGAAGTTATCAAAATCAGACCTTCGACTATTCAGGAAATACACTTACGGCCCGTTTAAGTGCTCAGGTGAAACTGAAGGACAAACTTGCTTTCCAGACGTTATATAATTTCAGGGGTGCCAATGCAACTGCCCAAATTCACTCAAACGCTTTGCATAGTATTGATTTTGGGTGCAGTAAAACTTTCTTAAAAGACAAAGCAACAGTCTCCTTTGATGTAAGTAACCTGTTTGAATTAAGAAAATTATCCAGTACGACCAAAGGAGCAGATTACCTGATCAGTCAGACCAATATTCCCAATGCAGCCCGTTACCGGTTAACACTTGTTTATCGACTTAATTTAAAAGATAATCAGTCCGTTCGACAGGCTAAATCCGGTAATCGCAATTGATGGTGTCCTATATTATTTTTTAATGGAAAAAAGGAATTTTAGCATTTTAACGTAAAACCGATCCCTGCTTTAAAAATTGTATTGTGCAGAGATAGAGGCATTATTTGCTTTTTTAAATAAGTCTCAATTAAATTTTCCAGTTCTTTAATTTGTTCTTTATTTAAATTGCATTCCATGACTTTATCATCCTTTTCCATTTTTAATAATTGACCACTTCCATTGATGTGAAAGGTATAAACCAATCGTAATTTTCGACAAGGAGTACAGTCAATTGAAATTTTATGTTCTACTAAATAGGGAGTGATGCATTTTCCAGTTATACCATTGTTAATGATCGACCAATCGGCAGACTGATAAATAGTTAATTCTTGTATTTTAGAGGCCTTGTTTTTAACTGATTTTTTCGTTATATCGGATGGTAAGCGTTCA is part of the Chryseobacterium paludis genome and encodes:
- a CDS encoding TonB-dependent receptor domain-containing protein, producing the protein MKQILLFFLIMLAVQNSFAQQAQITGVIHEKPSVPIQYVNITLKDNAGKLITTSTSDAKGTFTMEKIPAGSYHITYNLIGFKTVNKPIQISSGTVNIGTITLEPDAKLLEEVALTGQRGSVSLKLDKKVFEVGKDVLSQSGAATDLLNIVPSVSVSPTGAISLRGNANVLVLINGRRTGLTQGNALEQLPADQVERVEVITNPSSRFDAGGSAGIINIILKKNKKAGFSGQLRVVGGIPNETRVSPSLNYKSNKLNLFATYGLRLSDYVGLYKTEQSTGLSGTPVYLNQRQDENRHDNAKLLYFGADYQINDHNTITAAFLRNSTHDHDKTRLNYLYSGKNGAIDSTLSRNGESWEKRSYNQLEFNYTKTFNQTGKKFTVDMQYDFWNSDKEWNLATNRVSPIPIIFPTIRTGSIGESKDFMIKTDMVQPLDSTSTLEFGLKFEDRRVNTDFIAEQQNTAGWEIIDQIDNHLLYKELIGSAYVQFVGKMGKFSYQGGVRGELTRIGIEDRIGNYTNDKNYSRLFPTLNVSYRFDTGTTLQGSYSKRINRPSLNMIYPFNELTDLNSRYVGNPNLNPSYAHVFEFAFLKNWKTLTFNPSLYYQKNNGVIEDYTSRNGDGLFITMPVNISKEIRSGLELSVLYNPIKWLQLNTELNIFHYAKQGSYQNQTFDYSGNTLTARLSAQVKLKDKLAFQTLYNFRGANATAQIHSNALHSIDFGCSKTFLKDKATVSFDVSNLFELRKLSSTTKGADYLISQTNIPNAARYRLTLVYRLNLKDNQSVRQAKSGNRN